One genomic segment of Candidatus Eisenbacteria bacterium includes these proteins:
- a CDS encoding glycosyltransferase, whose product MNPHPDITGDDGIEVSIVCTPGHYARNLAEIHREFREILDHSGRKAEFLYIINANREETYQELSKIVETKFPVRIMQLSRGFSEAASLNHAFEVARGHLIITIPDHFQIDPGILPEILKALDSGVEVVLTRREPRKDALINRLQSRLFHMLAGRAYPRKFRDLTCGLRGFKRDAARKLDLYGDLHRFIPILAAHKGFRMVEIPGGQREEDHSPRIFGPGVYARRLLDVLHILFVTRFTRKPLRFFGLVGLSFSFIGVVICLFLLWSRLVGKVALADRPMLLLGVVLIVLGVQIVSTGLLGEIIIFFTADREKPEVMEGPPQAEPFENDDTSAE is encoded by the coding sequence ATGAATCCGCATCCCGACATAACGGGTGATGATGGGATCGAGGTATCGATCGTTTGCACACCGGGCCATTATGCGCGAAACCTTGCAGAGATTCACAGGGAATTCCGTGAGATCCTGGATCATTCGGGAAGAAAGGCGGAGTTTCTCTATATCATTAATGCGAACCGGGAAGAAACATATCAGGAGCTTTCTAAGATCGTCGAAACGAAATTTCCGGTCCGGATTATGCAATTGTCGAGAGGTTTTTCAGAAGCAGCCTCATTGAATCATGCTTTTGAGGTCGCTCGGGGCCATCTGATTATCACGATACCAGATCATTTCCAAATTGATCCGGGTATCCTGCCGGAAATTCTCAAGGCTCTGGATTCCGGTGTTGAAGTTGTACTGACACGGCGGGAGCCACGCAAAGACGCATTGATCAATCGCCTTCAATCAAGACTCTTTCATATGCTTGCCGGACGAGCCTACCCCCGGAAGTTCCGCGATCTCACATGCGGGTTGCGCGGATTTAAGCGGGATGCCGCCCGAAAATTGGACCTTTACGGTGATCTTCATCGCTTCATCCCGATCCTGGCCGCTCATAAGGGATTTAGAATGGTGGAAATTCCAGGTGGCCAACGTGAAGAAGACCACAGCCCCCGCATCTTCGGACCGGGCGTCTATGCCCGCCGGTTGCTGGATGTCCTCCACATCCTTTTTGTCACCCGCTTCACCAGAAAACCTCTGCGCTTTTTCGGCTTGGTGGGTCTGAGCTTCTCATTCATCGGTGTCGTGATATGTCTGTTTCTTCTTTGGTCACGACTCGTGGGAAAGGTCGCTCTTGCGGACCGCCCTATGCTTCTTTTAGGCGTTGTTCTGATTGTCCTCGGCGTTCAGATCGTCTCGACAGGGCTCCTTGGCGAAATTATTATTTTCTTTACGGCCGATCGGGAGAAACCTGAAGTCATGGAAGGCCCTCCACAGGCGGAGCCGTTTGAAAATGACGACACATCGGCCGAATAG
- a CDS encoding glycosyltransferase family 2 protein encodes MTLPEISIVVPLYNEEENVRPLCNAVREALKEWPRTWELLLVDDGSRDHTVDAAAEEAAADPRLRLLGLKRNQGQTMAMATGFAKARGRIIVSMDGDLQNDPCDIPMMVSRIDDGFDLVCGWRKQRKDLFLSRRLPSLAANALIAWITGVHIHDNGCSLKAYRAAVIQTVRLYSEMHRFLPALVSMTGARITEVVVRHHPRIHGQSAYGLSRVFRVLGDMIIIKMLTQFSNRPGQWFGLLALPFLVLALVLAGVWAGGIWFSSKPVSIIYPSLSVLSMYMFGSLMTSSILSEMLLAKADKNYLRDLTSVLAVVKELGPHQARNGKL; translated from the coding sequence ATGACGCTGCCAGAGATTTCGATTGTCGTCCCATTATACAATGAGGAGGAGAATGTCCGTCCGCTCTGTAACGCCGTTCGAGAGGCGTTAAAGGAGTGGCCCCGCACCTGGGAGCTGTTGCTTGTTGACGACGGCAGCCGCGATCACACGGTCGACGCCGCGGCCGAAGAGGCGGCGGCCGATCCACGCCTCCGTCTTCTGGGGTTGAAGAGGAACCAAGGACAAACAATGGCGATGGCCACCGGATTCGCCAAAGCCCGCGGCAGAATCATTGTGAGTATGGATGGTGATCTACAAAACGATCCCTGTGACATCCCAATGATGGTCTCCCGTATTGATGATGGATTTGATCTTGTCTGTGGGTGGCGCAAGCAAAGGAAGGATCTCTTTCTCTCACGCAGACTCCCGTCGCTTGCGGCCAATGCCCTCATTGCTTGGATTACAGGGGTTCACATTCATGATAATGGCTGTTCCCTCAAAGCTTACCGGGCGGCAGTCATTCAAACCGTACGCTTGTATTCTGAAATGCATCGTTTCCTCCCGGCCCTGGTCTCGATGACCGGCGCACGGATTACTGAAGTCGTCGTTCGCCATCATCCAAGAATCCATGGACAAAGCGCTTATGGCCTCTCCCGGGTCTTCCGCGTGCTCGGTGACATGATTATCATCAAAATGCTCACCCAATTCTCAAACCGGCCGGGACAGTGGTTCGGGTTATTGGCGCTGCCTTTTCTCGTTTTGGCGCTCGTCCTCGCCGGTGTATGGGCGGGCGGTATCTGGTTCTCCTCAAAACCAGTCTCGATCATTTACCCCTCGCTGTCCGTTCTCAGCATGTACATGTTCGGCTCGCTGATGACATCCTCAATATTGAGTGAAATGTTGCTGGCGAAGGCCGATAAAAACTATTTACGGGATCTCACAAGCGTCCTGGCCGTGGTCAAGGAACTGGGCCCCCATCAAGCCCGGAATGGAAAATTATGA
- a CDS encoding FAD-dependent oxidoreductase, with protein MKSKFDLLIVGGGIFGATALWHAARRGISACLIDRSDFGSGASSSSMKILHGGLRYLQSADFRRSLESIRERRRLLRLAPSRIERLPCRQDPKGCGPLFPWLLRTGLLLNNIISIRGNVGVQKDKQIPPARYPFWYDGLMTDTERLLIDFIRAAHEIGGSSIAARNYAGIIRTLEKDGRITGMEIRDHGKIEAGAILYCTGPAGGVRPAVLAINLLVDRLPLNRDGTAVAMRHPGDGRNVFFVPWRDRSIIGTINRSYPYDPAEKFRFDSAWLNEAIDWLRPVHPDLSRLSPSDIRFIHAGLLPGDLSGGIDPSHKDTLRRRGGGGWELQGVKYTTACGVSEKAVERISREMGISIPKRPADDRPMLPDMAAARERWIAADPSRQELLDSPGLRIRRGDLLFAVEEEWALTIGDILLRRTGLAAAGHPGRRLVDLTSRIVQDHFGFEEGERMRQVDDFNDDWRFAGNIPG; from the coding sequence ATGAAATCGAAATTTGATCTCCTCATCGTCGGAGGCGGCATTTTCGGGGCAACGGCTCTTTGGCATGCGGCGCGGCGGGGCATTTCAGCCTGCCTTATCGATCGATCCGATTTCGGTTCGGGCGCTTCCTCCAGCAGCATGAAGATCCTGCATGGCGGGCTTCGCTACCTCCAATCGGCCGATTTCCGGAGAAGCCTGGAATCGATCCGGGAGCGCCGGCGGCTGTTAAGGCTGGCGCCCAGCCGGATTGAACGGCTGCCCTGCCGGCAGGATCCCAAGGGGTGCGGTCCTCTTTTCCCATGGCTGCTGCGAACCGGTCTCCTTCTAAACAATATCATTTCGATTCGGGGTAACGTGGGGGTTCAGAAGGATAAACAGATCCCTCCGGCGCGTTATCCTTTCTGGTACGACGGATTGATGACCGATACCGAACGTCTCCTCATCGATTTCATTCGTGCGGCGCATGAGATCGGCGGGTCATCGATTGCCGCAAGAAATTATGCCGGCATCATCCGGACTCTTGAGAAGGACGGGCGGATCACAGGCATGGAAATCCGGGATCATGGAAAGATAGAGGCCGGTGCCATTCTTTATTGCACCGGCCCGGCGGGAGGCGTGCGGCCCGCCGTCCTAGCGATCAATCTTTTGGTGGATCGCCTGCCGCTGAATCGTGATGGAACGGCGGTCGCCATGCGCCACCCCGGCGATGGACGGAATGTTTTTTTCGTACCCTGGCGGGATCGTTCGATTATCGGAACGATCAACCGCTCTTATCCCTATGATCCGGCGGAGAAGTTCCGATTTGATAGTGCCTGGCTGAATGAAGCAATCGACTGGCTTCGCCCTGTTCATCCCGATCTTAGCCGGCTGAGTCCCTCCGATATCCGTTTTATCCATGCGGGCCTCCTGCCCGGCGATCTATCCGGCGGTATTGATCCTTCGCACAAGGATACATTGCGGCGAAGAGGCGGCGGCGGTTGGGAATTGCAGGGAGTGAAGTATACAACCGCTTGCGGAGTCTCCGAAAAAGCGGTTGAAAGAATCAGCAGGGAGATGGGGATTTCTATTCCGAAACGGCCGGCCGACGACCGGCCCATGCTGCCGGATATGGCGGCTGCACGGGAACGCTGGATAGCAGCCGATCCTTCAAGACAAGAACTTCTGGATTCGCCGGGACTCAGGATCCGCCGCGGCGATTTGCTCTTTGCGGTTGAAGAGGAATGGGCCCTGACGATCGGCGATATCTTGCTCCGCCGAACGGGTCTTGCCGCCGCCGGTCACCCTGGAAGGCGTCTGGTCGATCTGACCTCGCGGATTGTTCAGGATCATTTTGGCTTTGAGGAAGGGGAACGGATGCGCCAGGTGGATGACTTTAACGATGACTGGCGGTTTGCGGGGAATATTCCCGGCTAA
- the asnB gene encoding asparagine synthase (glutamine-hydrolyzing), which produces MCGIAGFTAADERSIRAMTDIIAHRGPDDSGILIEPGLSLGHRRLSIIDLSECGHQPMLNEDGSIVVVYNGEIYNSPELRHRLEAKGHRFRGHCDTEVIAPAYQEYGPACVTEFQGMFAFALWDRNRRRLLLARDRIGIKPLYYYHHGYLLIFASEVKAILEHPDVPREVDEQALFEYLGYEFVPAPRTLFRGIRKLRQGHTLIFENGMCKEEPYWDLHFEHGSLSPREEERRLAEILETAVRRRLLSDVPVGAFLSGGLDSSALVGFMSRHMKETLRTYTIGYEDPTFSELPYARIVSRHVGSEHHELMIDPLTPERIRKAVWHLDEPMTDLSSVPLMLISERARRDVKVCLSGEGGDELFMGYDRFRASRLNHRLRPIPAPLRRLGFQCVAVLPDQPQKKGMINMLKRFAEGALLPEDGEHMRWQYFLNADIIQKLFQSDYLRSVDAEIFAPIRRIAEGCAEACREDREVYIDIRMAMADSVLMKVDKMSMATSLEVRVPFLDHEFVEFSAMLHPSRKLHGMTTKAIFREAMRDLLPPEIVGRGKQGYSIPIKNWLREDLRDFMVATITQCPLVHRTLRADAVNSLIDEHLSRRHNHNHILWALINLSLWYETFIHRSTAAAASHAG; this is translated from the coding sequence ATGTGCGGAATCGCTGGATTCACAGCTGCTGACGAGAGATCTATCCGTGCGATGACGGATATCATCGCGCACCGGGGCCCGGATGATTCCGGGATCCTTATCGAACCCGGTCTGTCGTTGGGTCACCGTCGTCTCAGCATTATCGATCTATCCGAGTGCGGGCATCAGCCGATGCTCAATGAGGATGGATCGATTGTGGTTGTCTACAATGGGGAAATTTATAATTCACCCGAGCTTCGGCATCGCCTGGAGGCGAAAGGCCACAGGTTCCGCGGGCACTGCGACACAGAAGTGATTGCTCCAGCCTATCAGGAATACGGTCCAGCCTGCGTCACAGAGTTCCAGGGAATGTTTGCCTTCGCTCTTTGGGACCGGAACCGGCGGCGGCTTCTACTGGCCCGCGATCGTATCGGCATCAAGCCGCTCTACTATTACCATCATGGGTATCTCCTCATCTTTGCCTCCGAGGTCAAAGCGATCCTCGAACATCCCGATGTGCCGCGCGAGGTGGATGAACAAGCTCTGTTCGAGTATTTGGGATATGAGTTCGTGCCCGCTCCCCGCACGCTCTTTCGCGGGATCCGGAAATTGCGGCAGGGCCATACTCTCATTTTTGAAAACGGCATGTGCAAAGAAGAGCCCTATTGGGATCTGCATTTCGAACATGGCTCCTTGTCACCGCGGGAGGAAGAGCGGCGTCTTGCGGAGATTCTTGAAACAGCGGTAAGAAGGCGGTTGCTGAGTGATGTGCCGGTCGGCGCCTTTCTATCCGGAGGCCTTGATTCAAGCGCCCTGGTTGGATTTATGAGCCGCCATATGAAAGAGACTCTCAGAACATACACAATTGGGTATGAAGATCCCACGTTTAGTGAATTGCCCTATGCCCGGATCGTCAGCCGTCATGTAGGAAGCGAACATCATGAGCTGATGATAGATCCCCTGACACCGGAGCGGATTCGCAAAGCCGTCTGGCACCTCGATGAACCGATGACTGATCTCTCTTCTGTCCCGCTGATGCTCATTTCGGAACGAGCCCGGCGGGATGTCAAGGTCTGTCTAAGCGGAGAGGGGGGCGACGAACTGTTTATGGGGTATGACCGTTTTCGCGCCAGCCGGTTGAATCATCGCCTTCGTCCCATTCCCGCTCCGCTTCGCCGTCTCGGATTCCAATGTGTCGCGGTGCTTCCGGATCAGCCCCAGAAGAAGGGAATGATCAATATGCTGAAGCGGTTCGCCGAGGGGGCTCTGCTTCCCGAGGATGGAGAGCATATGCGATGGCAGTACTTTCTGAATGCCGATATTATACAAAAACTCTTTCAATCGGATTATCTTCGATCGGTCGACGCCGAGATCTTTGCGCCTATCCGGCGTATCGCAGAAGGCTGTGCGGAAGCCTGCCGGGAAGATCGGGAAGTTTATATAGATATCCGGATGGCAATGGCGGATTCCGTTCTCATGAAGGTGGATAAGATGTCGATGGCCACGAGCCTTGAGGTCAGGGTTCCCTTCCTCGATCATGAATTTGTTGAATTCTCAGCGATGCTGCATCCCTCGCGAAAACTCCATGGGATGACAACAAAAGCCATCTTCAGGGAGGCGATGCGAGATCTGCTGCCTCCTGAAATCGTCGGAAGAGGCAAACAAGGTTACAGTATTCCTATAAAAAACTGGCTGCGCGAAGATTTGCGGGATTTCATGGTTGCGACGATTACACAATGTCCCCTGGTTCACCGGACTCTCCGAGCGGATGCGGTGAACAGCCTCATCGATGAACATCTCTCCCGCCGGCACAACCACAATCATATCCTCTGGGCCCTTATCAATCTTTCACTGTGGTATGAAACCTTCATCCATCGCTCGACGGCGGCAGCGGCCTCCCATGCCGGATGA
- a CDS encoding flippase-like domain-containing protein: MKPSSIARRRQRPPMPDEEKRPSRLGRFWGGPAGLVLRLAIGSVIFIILARQFWSEGFIDHFSHLQTPRALLYSSLYLLIFILNRGFMAYKWSILLHPLKIRLPIRRLISVYYASTFVGAFLPATVGGDLVRYFLLNLPKGDRPALAASILMERVVGLMALVTVGWFGLMAAWRQDLLPVAPALTTLAGGFILVLFAWISLVMPPDLLIRRLGPLGRKLSGFASEYQSYRNHPRALCLFYIFSMIESLHGVVGIWIVALALDLKIGFLPCLVAVPPMVLLSRVPISVDSLGVFQGLGVLFFGILGVAGGAAFALGAVRQLLDFIGLLPGGVLWLFLRTSKSSDGR; this comes from the coding sequence ATGAAACCTTCATCCATCGCTCGACGGCGGCAGCGGCCTCCCATGCCGGATGAAGAAAAAAGACCTTCCCGTCTGGGACGATTCTGGGGCGGCCCGGCCGGCCTTGTCCTCCGGCTGGCCATCGGATCCGTCATCTTTATCATTCTTGCCCGGCAATTCTGGTCGGAAGGTTTTATCGATCACTTCTCCCATCTGCAGACGCCGCGGGCGCTTCTTTACAGTAGTCTCTATCTACTGATCTTCATCCTGAACCGCGGGTTCATGGCGTATAAGTGGTCGATTCTGCTCCATCCGCTGAAGATCCGACTTCCGATCCGGCGCCTTATATCGGTTTATTACGCCAGCACTTTTGTCGGCGCCTTTTTACCGGCGACCGTTGGAGGCGATCTGGTCCGCTATTTCCTTCTGAATCTTCCCAAGGGCGATCGGCCGGCCCTGGCCGCGTCGATCCTCATGGAGAGGGTTGTCGGGCTCATGGCGCTCGTTACGGTGGGTTGGTTCGGCCTCATGGCAGCCTGGAGGCAGGATCTCCTGCCCGTCGCGCCGGCCCTGACGACTCTCGCCGGGGGCTTTATACTGGTCCTCTTCGCCTGGATCTCACTTGTGATGCCGCCCGACCTTCTGATCCGGCGCTTGGGACCCCTTGGGCGAAAGCTCTCCGGTTTTGCGTCTGAATATCAATCGTACCGGAATCATCCCCGCGCCCTTTGTCTCTTCTATATTTTTTCGATGATCGAATCATTGCACGGAGTGGTCGGGATTTGGATTGTTGCGCTGGCTCTTGATTTGAAGATCGGTTTTCTGCCCTGCTTGGTCGCCGTGCCGCCGATGGTCCTGCTGTCCCGCGTGCCGATTAGTGTGGACTCTCTGGGCGTCTTCCAGGGATTGGGTGTCCTCTTCTTCGGCATTTTGGGTGTTGCGGGGGGCGCCGCCTTCGCGCTGGGAGCGGTCCGCCAGCTTCTGGACTTCATCGGTCTGCTTCCCGGGGGTGTTTTGTGGCTCTTCCTCAGAACGTCAAAATCTTCCGACGGCCGCTGA